CCCATGGCGAACAACACCCGCGACACACTGGCCTGGGAGACCATCGCCGAGGCGAAACAGCCGGCCACATAAGTGGCGGTAAACGCCGTCACCAGCACCTCGCCACCGACCCGGCGCATCACATCCACCGAGGCCGAATCCGGGTCGGCGAACGTGTTCCATTCCGGAAAGACCATTTGCGCAAAATACGACACCAGCAGAAACAGCAAGCCGCCAAACAGCGACACCACCATGATCGCCAACGGGATGGTGCGGCGCGGGTTGGGGGTTTCCTCGGCCATGGTCGACACCGCATCGAAGCCCAGGAACGACAAACACAGCACTGCCGCACCGGCCATGATCAACGGTGCACTGAAGCCTTCATGATGGAACGGCGCCAGCAATGAAACGGGCGCCGCCTGCCCGCTGAGGTTGTGCACCGACAGCGCCACGAACACTACGATGAACACCAACTGGGCCACGATCAGGATCCAGTTGACCCGCGTGATGGACTCGATACCCACCAGGTTGAGCGCCGTGACCAGCGCAATCGAACCCAGCACCCACACAAATGTCGGCACCGCCGGGAAGTACTCGGACATGTAGATGCCGATCAACAAATAACTGAGCAGCGGCAAAAAGATGTAGTCGAGCAGCAAGGTCCAGCCGGCGATAAAGCCGAAATACGCGCCAAACGCCTTGCGCGTATAGGAGTAAACCGAGCCGGAAAACGGATGCGCCTGAACCATGCGCCCATAGCTGTAGGCGGTCAGCAGCATGGCCGCCAGGGTCAGCATATAGGCGGTCGGCAAGTGCCCCTTGGTCATCTGCGTGACCAGCCCATAGGTGGTAAACACTGCCAGCGGCACCATATAGGCCAGGCCGAACAGCACCAGCCCGACCAGCCCCAGCGGCTGGCGAAAGCGCCGCGTTGACGCGGCTTTGGCTGAAGTGGGATGGGAGGGAGTTTCGGCCACGCTTGTTATTGTATTCATGGGTGACTCCAGGAAAGAGGGATGCAGGCCATCGCGGCAGTCGATGAGCTCGCTGCCGTTCAAGCCGTATCTGATGGAGGTTGCCCGCCACCCCGTACCGAGGGAGGTGGGCAGGTCACTTCAGAGTTTTCCCGCGATCCGTGCGGTGCGGTCTACTGCAATGCGGGTCTTGTCGACCAGCTCATCCAGCTCTGCACGCGTGGCCACCAGAGCCGGCGCCATGATCATGCGGCCCAGGGTCGAGCGGATGATCACGCCCTCTTCAAAGCCAAAGGTGCGGCATTGCCAGGCCAGGTCGTTTTCGTTGGCGAAGCGTTTGCGCGTGGCCTTGTCTTCGACGAACTGCAATGCCCCGAGCAGGCCCGTGCCCTGGATCTCGCCGACCATTGGGTGGTTGCCGAACACCTCGTGCAGCAGTTGCTGCAAGTACGGCCCGGTGTCGTCCTTGACCTGGCGCACGATGCCTTCATCGCGCAGCGCCTTGAGGTTGGCCAGTGCCACCGCCGCCGCGACCGGGTGGCCGGAATAGGTCAGCCCGTGGGCGAACATACCGCCCTGCTCCACCAGCGCCTCGGCAATACGCTTGCTCAGCACCAGGCCGCCCATGGGCAGGTAGCCGGAGGTGAGGCCCTTGGCAATCGACAGGGTATCGGGCTCAAAACCGAAGTGTTGATGGGCGAACCACTCGCCGGTACGGCCAAAACCACCAATCACCTCATCGGCGCACAGCAGCACATCGTATTGACGGCAAATGCGCTGGATTTCGGGCCAGTAGCTTTCTGGTGGGAAGATCATGCCGCCCGCGCCCTGGAACGGCTCGGCGATAAAACCGGCGACGTTTTCGGCGCCCAGCTCCAGAATCTTTTCTTCCAATTGCAACGCACAACGACGGCCAAATTCGGCCGGTGTCAGCTCGCCGCCATGGGCAAACCAATACGGCTCGTCAATGTGCGCCACGTCGGGAATCATGCCGCCCATCTCGTGCATGAACTTCATGCCGCCCAGCGCCGAGGCCGCCAGGGTCGAGCCGTGATAGCCGTTCCAGCGGCCGATCATGATTTTCTTCTGCGGTTGCCCGACGACTTGCCAATAACGGCGCACGGTACGGATCAACACCTCGTTGGCCTCGGAGCCGGAGTTGGTGTAGATCACGTGGCTGTAATGCCCCGGCAACAGGCTGAACAACAGCTCCGACAGCTCGATCACTGCCGGGTGGGTGGTGTGAAAGAACATGTTGTAGTACGCCAGCTGGTCCATCTGCGCGGCGGCGGCGGCGGTCAGATCGCGGCGCCCATAACCCAGTTGGGTACACCACAGGCCGGACATGCCGTCCAGGTAACGCTTGCCTTCGCTGTCCCACAGGTACAAGCCTTCGCCGCGCACCATCACACGCGGGCCTTCGGCGTTCAGCGCCTTCTGGTCGACAAACCCATGGATATGGTGGGCCGCATCAGACTGCTGGTAATCCTCGGTGCGACGGTTGATTTGGGCGGATAGATTCATGGCTTTTTCTCTCTTATTGGTCGTGACGCAAGGGCTAGCAAGGCCGCTCAGCGGTGCTTGCTCATGTAACTTTCAAGCGGGTCTTTGCTCAGCACGCCCTGGGCTTCGGCGAGCGAGTCGATAAACAACGCAAACAGTTCCGACTGCGCGCCGATATCGAGCTTGGTGTAGATGTGTTTGCGGTGGGACTTGATGGTGTCTTCGGACACCTCCAGGCGCTCGGCCAGCGAGCGGGTGGAATGCCCGCGCAAAATAAGCTGGGCGATGCGGCATTCGCGCTCGGTCAGGATCGACGAGCCGAAGTTGTTCAGCGCTGCGTGAATGCGTTGCTCCAGCAGGTTTTCGAAGCGTGCCCCGTGGGCATCCAGGCCGACAAAATGCTTGCCCAGCACGGCCAGTACCCAAGGGGCTATGCGCTTGAATTGTGCGGTGGTGGCGGCGTCGAGTTTTTGCGTAAACGCCAGGGACACCGCCAGGCTGGAGCCCTTGCTCGATTGCAGGATGTAATTGAGCTCGTCTTCGAGCTGAGAGTGCCGGTAGAACGACTGGAAGTATTCGCTCAATTCGAAGTGGTCAGGCGCAACGTCGGCCAAGGCATAACAGCCTGAGCTGACGCCTTCCACGCAGGCGTCGTAAAACGGGTCCAGCAAGTAAAAGCCCGACAGGTACTGGCGCACATTGCCTTGCGGCAACCACGGCCCGTCCAACTCGAACAGTGCACTGGGCATGCCGCCACGCGGGTAAAAATACAGCGTCGTGGCCTGTATCGGTTGCACATACCCGAGGGCATCGAACAAGGCGGCAGCGAACCCCGATTGCCCGATGTTATCGGTCACCTGGGCCATCTGTTCAAACCATTGCGCAGAAGAAAGCCGGTCGTTTTCCACGTCGAAGCCTCGCTCAAAGAACTGCAAGGATGGTCACACACCCGCCGCGTCCTCGAAATCACCCGATAGGGTGAGCTTGCATCCGATATTTATGCTCACTCCAAAGCTTAATAATATTTTATTAAAAATCGCCCTCCCCCTAGCCTTGAAGCCATGCCCAAGCTGAATCCAACTGCATTACGCAAGGACAGACACATGACTCAAGCCATAACAAAAACAGACACGCTGGTAGTGGGAGCCGGTCAGGCCGGTGTGGCCATGAGCGAGCACCTGAGCAAGCAAGGCGTGCCGCACCTGGTGCTGGAGCGCAGCCGTATCGCCGAACGCTGGCGCACCGGGCGCTGGGATTCGCTGGTCGCCAACGGCCCGGCCTGGCATGACCGCTTCCCTGGCCTGGCGTTTGATGACGTCGCCGCCGACAGTTTTGCGCCAAAAGAGCGCGTGGCCGATTACTTCGAAGCCTATGCCCGCAAGTTCAACGCGCCGATCCGCACCGGCGTGGACGTGACCTCCGTGGTACGTAACGTCGGCCGCCCCGGCTTTACCGTGCACACCAGCGAAGGCGTGATCGAAGCCACCCGTGTGGTCGCCGCCACCGGGCCGTTCCAGAAGCCGGTGATCCCGGCCATCGCGCCTAAAGACAGCGCGCTGCACCAGATCCACTCCGCCGATTACCGCAACCCCGCACAACTGCCCGCCGGCGCCGTGCTGGTGGTGGGCGCCGGTTCATCCGGCGTGCAAATTGCCGATGAGCTGCAGCGTTCCGGGCGCCAGGTGTACCTGTCGGTCGGTGCCCACGACCGCCCGCCGCGTGCCTATCGCAACCGCGATTTCTGCTGGTGGCTGGGCGTGTTGGGCGAGTGGGACCAGGCCGCAATGAAGCCCGGCCGCGAGCACGTGACCATCGCCGTGAGCGGCGCCCACGGCGGCAAGACCATTGATTTTCGTGAGCTGGCCCAGCAAGGCATGACCCTGGTCGGCCTCACCCAAGCCTTCGACGGCAGCGTCGCGCGCTTCCAAGCCAACCTGGTTGAAAACCTGGCCCGTGGCGATGAGAACTACCTGGCCCTGCTGGATGCGGCGGACGCCTACATCGAGCGCAACGGCCTCGACTTACCGGTAGAACCCGAAGCGCGCCGTGTGTTCGCGGATGCCGAATGCATCAAAAACCCGATCCTGGAACTGGACCTGGCCAAGGCCGGTATCACTTCGATCATCTGGGCCACCGGGTTTGCCGTGGACTACAGCTGGCTGAAAGTCGATGCCTTTGACGCCACCGGCAAGCCGCAGCACCAGCGCGGTGTGGCCAGCGAGTCGGGCATCTACTTCCTCGGTTTGCCGTGGCAGTCGCGCCGGGGTTCGTCGTTTATCTGGGGCGTTTGGCATGACGCCAAGTACGTGGCCGACCACATTGCCATCCAGCGCCAATACCTTGAATACCGCGAACCCGCACCGGTTGCGCAAAAATCGCCTGTCATTGCCTGAGCACTTTTTCGGAGTTTTTTTGATGCCTACTCATACTCGCATCCGCATGTTCAACACCAAGGAAACCTACCCTAACCAGAGCCTGGACAACGACCTGTGCCAGGCCGTGCGTGCCGGCAATACCGTGTATGTGCGCGGCCAGGTGGGTACCGATTTCGACGGCAACCTGATTGGCCTTGGCGACCCGCGCGCCCAGGCCGAGCAAGCGATGAAAAACGTCAAGCAACTGCTCGAAGAGGCCGGTTCCGACCTGAGCCATATTGTAAAAACCACCACTTACCTGATCGACCCGCGCTACCGTGAGCCGGTGTACCAGGAAGTCGGCAAGTGGCTCAAAGGCGTGTTCCCGATCTCCACCGGGCTGGTGGTCTCGGCCCTGGGCCAGCCACAGTGGCTGATGGAAATTGACGTGATCGCCGTGATCCCCGAATAAGGAGCTGCCCATGACCTTTTCAATCGTCGCCCGTTGCGCGGACACCGGCCAGCTCGGCATCGCCATCAGCTCCTCGAGCATCGCCGTGGGCGCCCGCTGCCCATGGCTGCGGCCCGGTGTGGGCGCAGTGTCGACCCAGAACATCACGTTGCCGGCCCTCGGCCCCGACGTGCTCGACCTGCTGGAACAAGGCCTCGACCCGGCGGCCGCCGTCGACAAAGCCCTGACCAGCAACGGCTACAGCCAATACCGGCAACTGACGGCGATTGACCACCTGGGCCGCAGCGTGCATTTCAGCGGCAGCGAAACCCTTGGCACCCACCATGCCGTGTCGGGCGAACAATGTGTGGCGGCGGGCAATATGCTCGCCGACCGCGCGGTGATCGAGGCGATGGTGCACGCCTTCGAACACGGCGAAGGCCAGCTCGCCGATCGCTTGCTGGCGGCAATGCACGCCGCCATCGAAGCCGGTGGCGAAGCCGGGCCGGTGCATTCCGCCGCGCTGGTGGTGGTGGGCGAGCTGACCTGGCCGATCATCAACCTGCGCGTGGACTGGGCCGATGAACAGCCCATTGCCGAGCTGCAAAAGCTCTGGGACGCCTACCGCCCGCAAGTGCAGGACTACATCGACCGCGCCCTCGCCCCCGACCGCTCACCGGGCTACGGCGTGGCCGGAGACGAGCGATGAGCTGCAGCCGAGCGATGAGCCGCAGCCGAGCGTTGAGCCACAGCCGCGAACTGCTGCAGACGCTGGTGGGGTTTGATACCACCAGCCGCGAGTCCAACCTGCAGTTGATCGAGTTTGTGCGCGAGTACCTCGCAGGCTTCGGCGTGGCTTGCGAGCTGGTCTACAACGAGGAACGCAGCAAGGCCAACCTGTTCGCCAGCATCGGCCCGGTGCAACTGCCGGGCATTGTGCTGTCGGGGCATACCGACGTGGTGCCGGTGGACGGCCAGCCGTGGACGATGCCGCCGTTTGAATTGACCGAACGCGACGGCAAGCTGTTTGGCCGTGGCACGGCGGATATGAAGGGTTATATCGCCTGCGTACTGGCGTTGGTGCCTGCGCTGGTAAAGGCCAACTTGCGTATCCCGGTGCATATCGCCCTGTCGTACGACGAAGAAGTCGGCTGCCTGGGTGTGCGCTCGCTGCTCGCAGTGCTGGAGCAACGGCCGGTGAAACCGATGCTGTGCATTATCGGCGAGCCGACCGAGCTGAAACCCGTGCTCGGGCACAAGGGCAAGCTGGCGATGCGCTGTGATGTGCATGGCGAGGCTTGCCATTCGGCGTATGCGCCCTATGGCGTGAATGCGATTGAGCATGCGGCCGAGTTGATTGGCGAGCTGGGTCGCATTGGCCAGCGCCTGCGCGAGCAACAGGACCCGCGGTTTGACCCGCCGTTCAGCACGGTGCAGACCGGGGTGATTACGGGCGGCAAGGCCTTGAACATCGTGCCCGCCGACTGCCGCTTTGATTTTGAAGTGCGCGCATTGCCGTCGATGGACCCGGGTGAAGTGGCTGAGGAGCTGCAGGCTTATGCCATGCAACAGGTGTTGCCGCGTATGCAGGCGGTGAGTAAACAGAGTGCGATTCGGTTTACCGAGTTATCGGCGTATCCGGGGTTGGTGACCGATGAACGCAGCCAGGCAGCGGAGTTGATTGCAGCGTTCAGTGGCTCGCGGGATTTCGGCACCGTAGCGTTTGGCACTGAAGGTGGGTTGTTTGATGCGGTGGGCATACCCACGGTGGTGTGTGGGCCGGGGAGCATGGACCAAGGGCATAAGCCGGATGAGTTTGTGAGCCTCGAACAGTTGGCTGGGTGTGATGCCATGCTGGAGCGCATGCTCGACTCGATCCGCACCTGAGCCAGCTCCCCACCAAACACCACAGTTCAACTGTGGGAGCCGGGCTTGCTCG
The window above is part of the Pseudomonas sp. KBS0710 genome. Proteins encoded here:
- a CDS encoding aspartate aminotransferase family protein — translated: MNLSAQINRRTEDYQQSDAAHHIHGFVDQKALNAEGPRVMVRGEGLYLWDSEGKRYLDGMSGLWCTQLGYGRRDLTAAAAAQMDQLAYYNMFFHTTHPAVIELSELLFSLLPGHYSHVIYTNSGSEANEVLIRTVRRYWQVVGQPQKKIMIGRWNGYHGSTLAASALGGMKFMHEMGGMIPDVAHIDEPYWFAHGGELTPAEFGRRCALQLEEKILELGAENVAGFIAEPFQGAGGMIFPPESYWPEIQRICRQYDVLLCADEVIGGFGRTGEWFAHQHFGFEPDTLSIAKGLTSGYLPMGGLVLSKRIAEALVEQGGMFAHGLTYSGHPVAAAVALANLKALRDEGIVRQVKDDTGPYLQQLLHEVFGNHPMVGEIQGTGLLGALQFVEDKATRKRFANENDLAWQCRTFGFEEGVIIRSTLGRMIMAPALVATRAELDELVDKTRIAVDRTARIAGKL
- a CDS encoding RidA family protein — its product is MPTHTRIRMFNTKETYPNQSLDNDLCQAVRAGNTVYVRGQVGTDFDGNLIGLGDPRAQAEQAMKNVKQLLEEAGSDLSHIVKTTTYLIDPRYREPVYQEVGKWLKGVFPISTGLVVSALGQPQWLMEIDVIAVIPE
- a CDS encoding APC family permease, producing the protein MNTITSVAETPSHPTSAKAASTRRFRQPLGLVGLVLFGLAYMVPLAVFTTYGLVTQMTKGHLPTAYMLTLAAMLLTAYSYGRMVQAHPFSGSVYSYTRKAFGAYFGFIAGWTLLLDYIFLPLLSYLLIGIYMSEYFPAVPTFVWVLGSIALVTALNLVGIESITRVNWILIVAQLVFIVVFVALSVHNLSGQAAPVSLLAPFHHEGFSAPLIMAGAAVLCLSFLGFDAVSTMAEETPNPRRTIPLAIMVVSLFGGLLFLLVSYFAQMVFPEWNTFADPDSASVDVMRRVGGEVLVTAFTATYVAGCFASAMVSQASVSRVLFAMGRDGALPRVLGKLVTKKRVPATAIVLVSLFSLIALFITLDTVANMISFGALFAFSAVNLAVIKHYVVDQQLRGTRNYLLYAALPALGFLSTVWLWTSLSSLSFTIGLCWMGVGLICLLGITRGLRVKMPELQIAE
- a CDS encoding helix-turn-helix transcriptional regulator, with protein sequence MAQVTDNIGQSGFAAALFDALGYVQPIQATTLYFYPRGGMPSALFELDGPWLPQGNVRQYLSGFYLLDPFYDACVEGVSSGCYALADVAPDHFELSEYFQSFYRHSQLEDELNYILQSSKGSSLAVSLAFTQKLDAATTAQFKRIAPWVLAVLGKHFVGLDAHGARFENLLEQRIHAALNNFGSSILTERECRIAQLILRGHSTRSLAERLEVSEDTIKSHRKHIYTKLDIGAQSELFALFIDSLAEAQGVLSKDPLESYMSKHR
- a CDS encoding DUF1028 domain-containing protein, whose translation is MTFSIVARCADTGQLGIAISSSSIAVGARCPWLRPGVGAVSTQNITLPALGPDVLDLLEQGLDPAAAVDKALTSNGYSQYRQLTAIDHLGRSVHFSGSETLGTHHAVSGEQCVAAGNMLADRAVIEAMVHAFEHGEGQLADRLLAAMHAAIEAGGEAGPVHSAALVVVGELTWPIINLRVDWADEQPIAELQKLWDAYRPQVQDYIDRALAPDRSPGYGVAGDER
- a CDS encoding flavin-containing monooxygenase; translated protein: MPKLNPTALRKDRHMTQAITKTDTLVVGAGQAGVAMSEHLSKQGVPHLVLERSRIAERWRTGRWDSLVANGPAWHDRFPGLAFDDVAADSFAPKERVADYFEAYARKFNAPIRTGVDVTSVVRNVGRPGFTVHTSEGVIEATRVVAATGPFQKPVIPAIAPKDSALHQIHSADYRNPAQLPAGAVLVVGAGSSGVQIADELQRSGRQVYLSVGAHDRPPRAYRNRDFCWWLGVLGEWDQAAMKPGREHVTIAVSGAHGGKTIDFRELAQQGMTLVGLTQAFDGSVARFQANLVENLARGDENYLALLDAADAYIERNGLDLPVEPEARRVFADAECIKNPILELDLAKAGITSIIWATGFAVDYSWLKVDAFDATGKPQHQRGVASESGIYFLGLPWQSRRGSSFIWGVWHDAKYVADHIAIQRQYLEYREPAPVAQKSPVIA
- the argE gene encoding acetylornithine deacetylase codes for the protein MSHSRELLQTLVGFDTTSRESNLQLIEFVREYLAGFGVACELVYNEERSKANLFASIGPVQLPGIVLSGHTDVVPVDGQPWTMPPFELTERDGKLFGRGTADMKGYIACVLALVPALVKANLRIPVHIALSYDEEVGCLGVRSLLAVLEQRPVKPMLCIIGEPTELKPVLGHKGKLAMRCDVHGEACHSAYAPYGVNAIEHAAELIGELGRIGQRLREQQDPRFDPPFSTVQTGVITGGKALNIVPADCRFDFEVRALPSMDPGEVAEELQAYAMQQVLPRMQAVSKQSAIRFTELSAYPGLVTDERSQAAELIAAFSGSRDFGTVAFGTEGGLFDAVGIPTVVCGPGSMDQGHKPDEFVSLEQLAGCDAMLERMLDSIRT